GCTACAAAATCGTATATAGATAGCTGAATCTTTTTCTTCTGTTGATTCCTTTTTACAATTATTATGAACTCACTCTAAAATTTGTACCAGGCAATCAATCCTGGAACATGCCCGGGTTTATTCGAAATGCAGAACAGAGTTGTGTTCATGCTCTCAAATGATGCACTTGAACAGGAAAAAGTATGGGAATCaccttaaaattttatttactctATCGTTTTTTCTTGATCTCATGGTTTAGAATCTGCTATGATGACCCGGTTTGAGTAATTAGTTATGTGTTAATCTTTTTcttactttcttctcttctgGCAGGCATGGTTTATCATGAAACTTCGGTCAAGGACTCGCAACTATATTATACAAAACATCCGTTCTGGTATTTAAATATGCGCAATAAATGTTAGCCTGATTGCGCTTGTTCTATTGGTTGAGATCGTGTTGAAGGCttaaatattaagaaagaaTTATTAGGCAACCAGAACATCTCTTGTTGTAGAAAGCTCTGGGGCATGTCTTCAAGCACACTTGTTTTATTGATTCTTTGacatttttatacataatactGGATCAAGTGAACTCCCACTGTTTAAAGACTTCATCTTTTCCCGCGGGAATGCATACGCCCCAAAGTCCCACCACTCCCAACTTTTAtacagttaaaaaaaattagtttgttGAATAAAGTGAATCCTGTGATCCTAATCAACCAAACACTTCCACAAAATTCTATCTTTATATTTGTGGTTTTAGTGTTGATCTTTGTATGTGTTCTTCTAGTGTTGATCTTTTTATGAGTTATATTCTTTACTTTGATTAttgaaaagacaaaataaatatcaaaacaaaattcaatacaaataatttgataaaaataattaaaatataaagttgcatatatttttaatataataaaaatgtgaagCAGATATTTGGCAACTCATATTTTcgttagtttaaaaataatgtaaactaatttttaaaaactctattatattaaatttttatttttatttttacgtaAATTGAATTTAGTgattatcattgttttaaattttaaaaataactgtAAAATTTTTTTAAGGATGGAACTATTATTACATAGATAAAATAGGTAAAAAGAAAcatcaaatttgaaaatgaaaatgcattattaaattaaaatcgtaggaagttaaaaaaaaaaaactttaaccGTCATTATCTCATTTATAATTGAAGCATTTGATCAAGaggaataaaatttatatggTTTACTTACTCATTTGGTCCATGTCTTCGATTAATAATGTTAAGTTAATTCTTAAAttctttttagtttcaatttggttctcatttgtgtaaattaatccaatttcatcttgattttttaaaaattgatacaatttaatcattttcaataaatttcataaaatagatcaatgattttttatcaaatttgacactaagattatattaattacatccTTTCTtcgtttcaaaaaatttaacgaaaataacaaaattgaatcaatttttcacaaataatGACTAAATTACATCAACTTTTTcacaaattgaaaccaaattgaaactcAAAAAAACTAAAggaccaacttgacatttttagacaaaaacaaagatcaaataaattattaaaccaAATTATATTTCCGAAGAGAAATGGATGGAAGATTATTAGCATGGTAGATACccaatttttcatcatttggGTGACTTAATGAATTTAGTGCCACCATTTTTCAATATTGTTCGGTTTGTTTTCATCTTATAATTGTCCACGTAGTGCATTGTTAATTACGTCGAACTTCAATCATGTTAACTTATTCATAAGTGTACCAAATCGTATACAGTGGTGCCCTTTTAAGGGACGGGGAGTTAGGTTCCccgatttttttttaatttatatatatttttaaaatatatttatattttattttattgtttatataaatttagtttaaaaaagcttttttaaaaattaaaaactatgtatttttcttcttttatttgctttctctcttttttgtaCCTCTCTTTATCACATTTTCtttcaatatcaatttttatCCTTAATCTctcattgttttcaaaattaaatcacaTCAAGATGAAATTAAGAAGCTAAAGAATATTTTGGACTAAACAATATCTTTTGAGTAGATTGAatttttaccctttttttttgtttgaatcaatatgttttcattttatatatgtgatttttCTACATTATAGGAATATCTTAAtttgttatagataataaaaacATGATCTAGTTATTGATCAAACTCTTTCTTGTGTAGATGAAGTTATTTTAGGCTTTGATGTTGTGTAAGGGAAGAGCTTGTGTAAGGGAAGAGCAATATTGTGAATCTATTCAAGGTCAGGGAAGCTAATCTTTAGaagttgttaattttcttaaaatattgagttttgGTTTTGAAATTTAGGTTGgagtattcataattttttcttttcctagaTATGTGAGATGTgacaaattcatattaaaaaaattatgataaagaattaaaaaattgatttttctttgCAAGAGAAAGAATTTTGATGAAGacgaaaaaaatgtatttacgTCAAGTAAACTtcagttacatataatgaattataaaattctttAGAACGTGATTCGTGATTTGGGGATATATCttcaaatttgataatatacaccaaatcaaattgacgAGGTACGAATGACTTACATAAAATAGAGTCTATATCATGACTCTTTGCATTTCTATAGCTACAactgaaagatatttttttataataaaaataatcaagaacaGATTGAGAAATAAGATGGAGGTTAAATTCTTAACAAGTAGTATGATGATTTGTATTAAAAGGGATATTGTAACAAGTTTTAGTTCTGATTCagttattgaagattttaagtaATTGAAATAGCGTAGAGCAACACTATGACTAAAggtggttttttctttttttaatatattattgttgatgataaactttatgtttcaCTTTCATAAATATTGTTGTcatattttgtttgattctactatcatgtgtgtttgttttgagtagagaaaatgatgaaaaaaaatgaaaaccttttttttaattagaaaaaataatttataaataaaaaatataacttggCCCCCTTGAATTTTTGTCTAAGTTCCACCACTGATCATGCAAATAATCATTTGGAAAATCCGTGTATAGTTAATTGTGTATTTATACAAATTCAAACTAATAATATGACAAAACATTTATTCGAATTTCgcaaaaaatatgattttgaacataaatatactaaattaaaGTCATATTACTTGATCGGGGCAAAATTTCACTTGAGTTGAATTTTATGAACTCAACTCAATGTAATACTTTAcgcaatatatttttaacacaaCTCAAACATTCATACCACCAGCTTACAAATTCTAATTCCTTGGAGTTAACACAATATTTGCATCAAATAACTTATGTTATACGTAAACAGATGGGTTTCAAATGATGTTCTGGATGCACATTAGTTAGGAGTTTGGAGTTGCATTgggaagaaatatttttttaaaaatttcaaatgtattttgaacaattttaattACCGAATATGGTTATATGTTTTTGAACAAATTTGTAAGtgcaaaaattttatttgttataataaatgaaagttttatcttccatatatttttaatatgtgaaataaatatgtttagaaAATGTGCTAAAAACTCCTAAGTGTTTTAGTAGCATCTTGACGGGTATTATAGAATCTATCTTTCCTCCGTATGCAATGTCTCCTACATTTTATTCTCTACTATTTCATCTTATGTGTTGTCTTCTCCCTCATCGCCATCTCCCGCTAGTAATATTCATCCCATGACTGCTAGGGTGAAGGCTgacatttattattatgtaatcTTTATTGACTAATTTTTATGTTTGCATTACATTGTTGTAggaatatatcaattatataaCCTAAAATGTGAATGTAATTGACAATTTTGAGTTGGATTTATATTGAACTAAAACACCACTTGagccaaaatattttttcaaagttaGATGTTTTGAGTTATTGGAGGATCATCGCTATCCAAATAATTGTAGATTAACATGCGATATCTTGTTTATTTCAATAACAATGGTTGTTAGTGAGTTTGCATTTAACATTGGTGGTCACGTGTTTAAGGATATCACTCTAATCTAGTTTGTTTCGTATTTTAGTTctaaattttatgatttcagAGGTTCACCTTGGCTAGAATTTGGATAAGGGTAGGGTTGACAAAATGGGATATCTCGGTCCGTTTTGACCTAGAACATCTATGGCTCGTAAAAAATAAGGTGGGTTGGACTGACCCATCAAACAGACACAGGTCAATAATGGTAACCCACACAGGCTGGCCtatcacttttttaaaatttttgttttaatttttttaatttgttttcaaattttgaaatttttttagtttttaagatttgtttatatatataaattactattaaaaatatatttaatcatataaaatatttttttaaactttgaatTGATTAGTTAAAGTCGTTAATTcgataaaactaaataattactATAGTATTACcctattataactaataattataattatgtgtaagtgttaatgatttaaattacaatattattatatatttacactcttttaaaaagtataatataaaaaaataattttttaattattttttgttttaacttttaatttaaaaagagaaTCGAGTCAACCTGTCAATGAATTGGTCCATATTTTAACATGTCAAATTGACAGGTTGAATGGATCTAAAACGAATTGACATGGTAAAATCTTCAATTAAATCTGTTTGGACAGGCTAACAGTCTAGTCTGTCTAACCTTGTTTGTTTTGCCACTTGgtaaatgttttaattagaCTTAATTGGATATGTatttattgaatcaaattgTTTTCATAATTGAGGAGAAAATATGATTAAACTGATTTTACATAGATATAGATTATACACTATTTTTAGGTGAAAAGTTTAATGAAatagataagttaaaaataactcAGGATATATTATATACTCTTTTCGCATGTCATGAATTCAACtagtaaattaataaaactaaaataataacttttaagcatataaattagatttttttttttaaaatttgaaatccaAAGTTAGTGTataaaacatagtaaaaaataaataaaaaaatctgaaaGTACTACCGACAAATCAAGTAAAGAAGCTAACTTATTTTCGCATACAACATTTAAGAGTTACTTACCACAAGAGATTTGAATTCTTTATCCACACATTAAAAGCCATAAATTTAACACCACCAAGAAAAGTGTGTGTACGAGTTTAAACCACTCAAATCATCCCGTCTCATGATCTTCTACCCTTTCTCCTTACATGTTACATGAAATCACACACTCTTCGTGACTCATTTTATTGACTTGTCCTCTCttccaaaataataacaataatcatacaaaaaaaatttgttaaccATGTCCGATTCTACAACCACTTGAACACGTGTGCGAATGCAAAAATGACCTCAAGAATATCCCTCTCATATACTCAATGGCCGTTTTTGTTGCCATCccacaaaaatatgaaaagggCCATTCATCCCAATAACACAAAGACACATTATAATAACGCCACAACACATGCTAAACCtgttataaaagaaagaaaaaaagaaaaaagaaaagtttccCTCGTTCTAGTGCACGTTTTCCTCCGCCgggtttctgattttttttttcccaaacGAACACGGAGTAAGTGTTGTAGTATCAAGGAGTAGTAGTAGGTAGGTGTAAGAaaggataaataaataaataaaaaaaagttggaatataaaatgttgtaataaatttCACCGTTTCGGGCAAAGCCAAGAAAACCTTTCGAACTTCTTTGAAGACTACGCCGCGTTCATTGCCGATTCGTTTTTCGTCATTCTCTGTTCTTTGTGATCAATCCTCACACACTCTTCTTTCCACTTCCAAACAACCAACACCTATCCTTCGATGCACAGGTATGTGCATACACACTCACTCTTGCGTGCGTACTTTCTGTTAATCTCTTACAATCTAATGTTGTGCTGAAGAGCCGAATAAGTGTTCTGCATCTGATTATTATGAAAATCGCGTTGGATTTGGCggcttttcatttttttgcttCGGATAATTTTGGTGTACGGTGTACGGTTAATTGCTGATTAGTTTTGGGGGAATGTGTTGAACAGTGTTGGTGTGTGTGGATATACTGAATGCAGATGCGGTTTTGGTTTCAATCTCGCTGTATTGAGTGAGTTATTTGTTTTAGCTGATTGTGGAGTGAGTGTCGTATTAGGcgtttctgattttgttttccttttcgGAACAGGTTTTTGGCGATTTGCTGATTGGTGTACGTAAAATGCGTTGAACGAACACGTGTTGTCTCTCTGTTGTGATAGTTTGAGGAGTATGAATATGGATATGGCTTGTGGTTTGCCGCAGTCAAGAGTGTTGCATGGAGGTGTGGGGACGAGTTACAGACACAGATCAGTTGGTCAGTTAGGTTGTTTTGATTTTAGAGGGAGAGGTGTTGGTTGTGCTGGTTTTGACAGCTCGAGAAGTGTTTCAAAATTTCGTGTTAGTGGAATGAGTGCTTCTGCTTGTTGGAGTAATTCCAGGGTGTTTACTGGTAGGGAgattaaagttttgaatattAAGAGAAGTTTGTCTTGTAAGAATAATAGTCTTTTTACGGGGTCTAGAGTGGTTTGGTCGAAGTGCCAGGGTAATGATTCTTTAGCTTATGTTACTGGCAACGGTCGGACTGTTGATTATGTGGAAGGTTCGGGTGAGGATGCAGGATTGGGGCCTGTTTCTAGTGTTGAACTTGATGCACCTTTGGAAGAAGAAGAGCAAGCCGGAAGAAAAGAGGGAGGGAGTGAAATAGGATCAGACGAACTAAGTGTGGATGAATTGAAAGAACTATTGCAAAAGGCCAGGAAGGAGCTAGAAGTAGCTCAAATAAATAGTACCATGTTTGaggaaaaggttaaaaaaatatcaGAGACTGCCATTTCTTTGCATGATGAAGCTGTGATTTCTTTGAATGCTCTTAATTCTACCCTTGACACCATCAAAGAAATAGACAATGAAGAGCTTGTGGCCAAAGAAGCTGTCCAAACTGCAACAATGGCTCTTTCATTAGCTGAGGCAAGACTTCAAGTAGCCATAGAATCTTTGGAGCCCACAAAAGAAGTTCCTGATTCAGCACAAGGTTCTAATGAGAGCAATGGTGATAAGGATATAGAGGAACATGAGAAAGCTATTTTGTTTGCTCAAGAAGATATCAAGGAATGCCAGGCTAACTTAGCCAATTGTGAGGCAGAGCTGAGGCGCTTGCAAAGTAGGAAGGAAGAGTTGCAGAAGGAAGTGAGcaaattgcaagaaattgctgaAAAGGCTCAGCTGAATGCTGTGAAAGCTGAGGAGGATGTTACAAACATAATGCTTTTGGCTGAGCAAGCTGTTGCCTTTGAACTTGAGGCAACAAAACGTGTGAATGATGCAGAGATTGCCTTACAACGAGCAGATAAGTCTAATTCTAATTCAAATACTGATACCATAGAAACTACCCAAGCACCCGATGTTGAGGCTATTCTTGAGGAGGAGAAAGTGGTTCACTCTTTTTCTGGTGATGCCAATGTTGAAAGAGACAAAGATTTGTCAATTGATGATGAATCTTTGGTTTCAAATTTATCACCTGAAACACTATCTGATAAAGCCAACCAAATTTTGGAAGACAAAACACAGTCTGATTATTTAAGTGATAATGAGAATGCTGTGCAAGCGAAAAAGCAGGAAACACAGAAAGATTTAGCCAAAGATAGTTCACCTTTTGCTCCCAAGGCATTATTGAAAAAGTCTTCTCGATTCTTTTCTGCGTCATACTTTTCTTTTAATGAAGATGGGACTGAGTTCACACCAGCGTCAGTCTTTCAGGGCGTTATAATATCTGTACGGAAGCAGTTGCCCAAGCTGATATTTGGGGTCTTGTTAATGGGAGCAGGGTCTGTATAATCGTGCTAcatctttttcatttattgctATCGTTTATTTCTATCCTTCTAAAGCAATTTATCTAGGTGAATATATACACATTATGTGATTGGCATAATATGTATGGTATAGGAGTAATGATACAAAGTactaatatgatatttttgagTTTTCTGCTCAACACGATTAAGAATATCTAGGCATAATATTCACTGGCttgtttgattatattttttgaaagcTAAATTGCTTTTGTTTGGACTTTGGACCAggacatataatataaaaatttacatgCAAAGGTTTAATATAAAGATTTAACATAGTATTCAGTAAACGGTGAATTTTTACTTCAGGGTTACCTTCTTTGCTAATAAAGTGGATAGGAATGCTCAGCTGCTTCCCCAGGCAGACGTTATCATGACCAGTGTTGAAGAAGTTTCCTCTAGTGCAAAGCCGCTGGTTAGACACCTACAGAAACTGCCcaagaaaatcaagaaaatcATTGCGTCATTACCTCATCAAGAggtttgtttttcttcattcttcCCCTTTAGTCTTGTGCgctattttataaatattatatgacTATGTTATACTTCATTCCCAGGTGAATGAGGAAGAAGCCTCCCTCTTTGACATGCTTTGGCTATTACTTGCAAGTGTTATATTTGTGCCAATATTTCAGAAAATCCCTGGAGGTAACTCTTTTGCAATGTTTTCATAGAGTTGAATTGCACATAGTCTGCCAAGTATGGCAAAGTTGTGTAGGATCTAGATGTTTTTGTTAGAATGTGATTAGGCACCAAACTCCACATATTTTGGTTCAATCAAACTTCGATGCATAGATTATATCCACTCCTTTTAGCTCTTGGTTTGTTTCTTAGTATGGTTATGGCCAATTTTTTCAAACTCAGACTGGTCATGCATAAGAAAGATTCAAGGTTTTGAGTGTGGTCGAGGATGAACTGGGTTTTGCAAGTACCAAAATGTTCTTCAAAATATGTGACTTTATTAAAAAAcagttgaaaaaattataataaatatagcACCTCTTAAACTTTTATAGATATAGCATAATATAATTAGTAATCAAGCctagaaacaaaaaaagaaaaaatataatattttctaaaattaaccATGCTTGTGACacttaaacaacaaataaaacttGGCGTAGTGTAAATGGCATTTTGTTGTAAATGatcattattaaaatgaaaaatcatgtCCAGATTTCATGGTTTGATCTGTTGTTCACTAGTTCGAACATGGGATTTCTAACAGTTTTTTAGGTTGACTGGACCAACTGGTGGCTTGGTTCATTTATCTTACCCATGTttgctttttgaaaattatggTTATGGCAATATGAAACTGTTAAAGGAAAAATTTTCACTTACGTTTGAATAGTATGCTTTTGTCATAAGCATCGAACGATTACCTAGAtatgttaattttcttttaaaggtatactcaataaaattaattgccTTAcatattcacatattttttgtGCCAACTCTATGCCCTCTATCTTACTCGCAACATTGTTTAGGCAGTCCTGTTCTTGGCTATTTGGCCGCTGGTATCTTGATTGGGCCTTATGGTCTCTCTATCATTCGTCACGTACATGGCACAAAAGCAGTAGCTGAATTTGGAGTTGTTTTCCTTCTATTCAATATTGGCCTAGAGGTGGGTGGTTCTTATTCAGTTTATGTTTACTTTGACCATAACCATTATTAGAAGAGCTAAATTGACGctcttattttctttgttgttttagCTCTCTGTTGAAAGGCTTAGTTCAATGAAGAAATATGTCTTCGGATTAGGCTCTGCACAGGTGATTGGAAACCCCGTCCCTCCCACCTTCGTTATTATTGTTCAGCACAAGCTATACTGTAGTACTGTATTAACCAACTGTATGAACAAATGAAGGTTTTGGCAACTGCTGTAGCTATTGGTTTGGTGGTTCATTTTATCTGTGGCCAACCTGGTCCTGCTGCTATTGTTGTTGGGAATGGCCTTGCATTATCATCCACTGCTGTTGTTCTGCAGGTAAAGAACCTAAGCTTGCATGTTTAAGTAATATCTATCTATATTGACTAACATTAACTGAAAATACTAGGTAAGTGATTGCTGAagttatgttgtagcttggatCTGTTAATAATAGACGTTTTAATGCTTATTACTGCTTAATAAAACTTAATGCCTTAGCTGTATCAAATGCACATCATTGAAAGGCTCCCTTATATGAGTAATACATTATACATACATTCAAATGGTAAAAAAAGGAAGTGTGCATTCtatctactttttattttatttttgatgagTCTATCATGCTGCAATAATTTCAGTGAACTTGTTCTGCAGGTGTTGCAGGAGAGAGGTGAGAGCACATCACGGCATGGCCGAGCTACTTTTTCTGTGTTACTCTTTCAGGTTATTTTATTCCTTACCCATCTATTTAAATACTGaaagatttttcttttgttaaatgTTGTGCTAGATTTTAAGGAGAATATTATTCTTGTGACATATGGCTGAACTTTGCCATATGATTGTTATATGTTTCTTTCTTTAGTATGGCAATACTTTTGCTGCTACTGCTCTGGATAAATTAATCATGATTTCCAATAGTTGTATGTTATTGGATGAGCATATTATCTTTGCACTTTGCTCAGTCTAGAATTTTTGTACCATGTTTTGAGAGACACTAAACAAGCATGTTCCTAACAAGCAAGGATTAAACTGTAAAATTATCATGTCTATTTGGATGTTGGGGCAGATGACTGGATGAATCATTTGTCCCTTaggcacttttttttttttctgtagaGATCCTCAACAAGCATTCTCTACTTTGTCTGCTGTATCAGGCAATTGTTATAGTTATATGAATTTGCCATTTCTGACTTTGATTCTTTGTTATTAGCTCTTAAATGCCTTCTATTTCTTATTGTATTGGGGATGCAATATTTTGACACAAACTTTCTGTATGTTTCTATTCAGGATCTGGCTGTTGTGGTGTTGCTAATACTCATACCTCTTATTTCTCCTAATTCTTCCAAAGGAGGGGTAATCTTTTTCTAAGCTCTTGGACACTAGGTTTGGCTGTTTAGAACATGATTAAGTTGTGTAGACTAGACTCCTGTGAAGTCTGAGAGACAGTATATGACATGAAACACTTAAATTTAACATGCTGAAAGAAGTatgaaaacatgaaataaaaGTGCAAGCAGAAATTTCAGCAATAAATTTAGTATAACCACATTGCATATGACAggttcttttttaattatttcccTTCTACTGGCCTGGAACAGAATGTGGTAATTAATCACTATTTATAGGTCTGccaattaatttcatattttatttatattcaggTCAGCACGTGACCTTCTGAGgttttcattgttatttttcttacatgTTTACTCTGTAATTCTGCCTTTGTTCTTCTGAACCCCTCATTCATTGTAAAGACCAATCTATATATTCAGGTTGGTTTTCAAGCAATTGCCGAAGCACTTGGAATGGCTGCTGTTAAGGCAGCAGTTGCAATCACTGCCATTATTGCAGGGGGACGATTGGTAAGTGGTATTCGGAAGTGGACTGTGAAATCTCTCATCAGTATAACTGTTACTAACATGTAGTTCTAATTAGGATAACTGATGCTTACATTTTTCTACTTGGAGGGAAATCTTCTTTAGTCactatattttatgtaattaagtCTTGATTTGTATGCTTTTCAAGACATGCATTTACATAAAGCGTGATGCTAGGGCAGCCTCTCTATTACTTAGGTGTCAGTCtcacatgatatatatatataattcctTGAAATTGAAACATTCTGATATGTTAATGGAAGTTACTA
This region of Vigna unguiculata cultivar IT97K-499-35 chromosome 5, ASM411807v1, whole genome shotgun sequence genomic DNA includes:
- the LOC114183951 gene encoding K(+) efflux antiporter 2, chloroplastic-like produces the protein MNMDMACGLPQSRVLHGGVGTSYRHRSVGQLGCFDFRGRGVGCAGFDSSRSVSKFRVSGMSASACWSNSRVFTGREIKVLNIKRSLSCKNNSLFTGSRVVWSKCQGNDSLAYVTGNGRTVDYVEGSGEDAGLGPVSSVELDAPLEEEEQAGRKEGGSEIGSDELSVDELKELLQKARKELEVAQINSTMFEEKVKKISETAISLHDEAVISLNALNSTLDTIKEIDNEELVAKEAVQTATMALSLAEARLQVAIESLEPTKEVPDSAQGSNESNGDKDIEEHEKAILFAQEDIKECQANLANCEAELRRLQSRKEELQKEVSKLQEIAEKAQLNAVKAEEDVTNIMLLAEQAVAFELEATKRVNDAEIALQRADKSNSNSNTDTIETTQAPDVEAILEEEKVVHSFSGDANVERDKDLSIDDESLVSNLSPETLSDKANQILEDKTQSDYLSDNENAVQAKKQETQKDLAKDSSPFAPKALLKKSSRFFSASYFSFNEDGTEFTPASVFQGVIISVRKQLPKLIFGVLLMGAGVTFFANKVDRNAQLLPQADVIMTSVEEVSSSAKPLVRHLQKLPKKIKKIIASLPHQEVNEEEASLFDMLWLLLASVIFVPIFQKIPGGSPVLGYLAAGILIGPYGLSIIRHVHGTKAVAEFGVVFLLFNIGLELSVERLSSMKKYVFGLGSAQVLATAVAIGLVVHFICGQPGPAAIVVGNGLALSSTAVVLQVLQERGESTSRHGRATFSVLLFQDLAVVVLLILIPLISPNSSKGGVGFQAIAEALGMAAVKAAVAITAIIAGGRLLLRPIYKQVAENQNAEIFSANTLLVILGTSLLTARAGLSMALGAFLAGLLLAETEFSLQVESDIAPYRGLLLGLFFMTVGMSIDPKLLVSNFPVIGVTLGLLIFGKTILVSLMGRMFGISFISAIRAGLLLAPGGEFAFVAFGDAVNQGIMSSQLSSLLFLVVGISMAITPWLAAGGQLIASRFEQNDVRRLLPEESETDDLQDHIIICGFGRVGQIIAQLLSERLIPFVALDVRSDRVAVGRGLGLPVYFGDAGSREVLHKLGAERACAAAITLDTPGANYRTVWALSKYFPNVKTFVRAHDVDHGLNLEKAGATAVVPETLEPSLQLAAALLSQAKLPTSEIAATINEFRSRHLAELSELCEASGNSLGYGYNNNNKIAGKPKSQSTDSLDETPVSEGTLAI